A region from the Corylus avellana chromosome ca7, CavTom2PMs-1.0 genome encodes:
- the LOC132187621 gene encoding uncharacterized protein LOC132187621, with protein sequence MAGSPQSTLSGIGSWSGRSAVSSNGSPNGPSQFPSPPTTPFGAKNDTWDLIYAAAGQVARLKMGGESPKYNYQSRGLLAPPKTTNPTSAAKSCSFGLYSNQSLTHNLPQTTQFQHLRQDQVLKSQRVSVWERQQEVKVGWSTQPHQQEQQIQNRVRNTTGYESGRCGKPMGLPQSAWPSLQAQQQNQLPRHHGSGTRAGYLGGSGVKRESAGTGVFLPRRYNSAPECCKKTACPTVIVPAKVVQALNLNFDDMGGHAQPRFNTGYASDHDAVVARANAILMQQRRSLRPEGALNHEIRLPQEWTY encoded by the exons ATGGCCGGGTCGCCCCAGTCGACTCTGAGCGGAATCGGGAGCTGGTCCGGTCGCAGTGCTGTATCGAGCAATGGAAGCCCAAACGGTCCCTCTCAGTTTCCGTCTCCTCCGACGACGCCGTTTGGTGCTAAGAATGACACCTGGGATCTCATCTACGCAGCGGCTGGGCAAGTTGCGAGGCTGAAGATGGGCGGTGAGTCGCCCAAATACAACTACCAGAGCAGAGGACTGCTCGCTCCTCCGAAGACTACAAATCCAACCTCCGCGGCTAAGAGCTGTAGCTTTGGGTTGTACTCCAACCAGAGTCTCACTCACAATCTCCCACAGACGACTCAG TTTCAGCATCTGAGGCAGGACCAGGTGCTAAAGTCACAGCGGGTTTCAGTCTGGGAGAGACAACAGGAAGTGAAGGTGGGGTGGTCAACTCAGCCGCACCAGCAAGAGCAACAGATCCAGAACAGGGTGAGAAACACTACAGGGTACGAGAGTGGAAGATGTGGAAAGCCTATGGGTTTGCCCCAATCTGCATGGCCTTCACTGCAAGCTCAGCAACAAAATCAACTCCCACGCCACCATGGTTCGGGCACGCGAGCTGGTTATCTCGGTGGATCTGGTGTGAAAAGGGAGAGCGCTGGAACTGGAGTATTCTTGCCTCGCAGATACAATAGTGCGCCGGAATGTTGCAAGAAAACAG CTTGTCCCACAGTCATCGTTCCGGCCAAGGTTGTTCAGGCTCTGAACTTGAATTTCGATGACATGGGCGGGCACGCTCAGCCACGCTTCAATACTGGCTATGCCTCTGACCACG ATGCTGTTGTGGCGCGGGCGAATGCGATCTTGATGCAGCAAAGGCGAAGTTTACGGCCGGAGGGGGCTCTGAACCACGAGATACGCCTGCCTCAGGAATGGACATATTAA